The following are encoded together in the Sparus aurata chromosome 1, fSpaAur1.1, whole genome shotgun sequence genome:
- the mrpl21 gene encoding large ribosomal subunit protein bL21m, translating to MALSRGAGLWRTCSRLLARQPLLFPAAVRAQSSVSGDLLPRTSLSSPPWPELVPVPEEEERSRHAAVVGTVNQRISQQDFGRLFAVVHFAGRQWKVTSEDLILIENHIEAECGERIRMEKVLLVGAEDFTLIGRPLLGKELVRVEATVIEKTESWPKVLMRFWKRHRFQHKRMIIQPQTVLRINSIELAPRLT from the coding sequence ATGGCGCTGAGCAGAGGAGCGGGGCTGTGGAGGACATGTAGCAGGTTGTTAGCCAGGCAGCCGCTCCTGTTCCCCGCTGCTGTCCGAGCACAGAGCTCTGTGAGCGGGGACCTGCTGCCGCGGACGTCCCTGTCCAGCCCGCCGTGGCCGGAGCTGGTCCCGGtcccggaggaggaggagcggagCCGACACGCCGCGGTGGTCGGCACCGTGAACCAGAGGATCAGCCAACAGGACTTCGGCCGGCTGTTCGCCGTCGTGCACTTCGCTGGCCGGCAGTGGAAGGTCACCAGCGAGGACCTGATCCTGATCGAGAACCACATCGAGGCGGAGTGCGGGGAGCGGATCCGGATGGAGAAGGTGCTGCTGGTGGGCGCGGAGGACTTCACCCTGATCGGAAGGCCTCTGCTGGGGAAGGAGCTGGTCCGGGTCGAGGCCACCGTCATCGAGAAGACCGAGTCCTGGCCCAAAGTCCTCATGAGGTTCTGGAAGAGACACCGGTTCCAGCACAAGAGGATGATCATCCAGCCGCAGACGGTGCTGCGGATCAACAGCATCGAGCTGGCCCCCAGACTgacatga
- the c1h6orf120 gene encoding UPF0669 protein C6orf120 homolog, whose product MMLSCSAVVVALLLSQVRGFLGPSEDDNVPEDWVLLHVVQGHIGAGNYSYLRLNHDGRIILHMQSLKGDADLYVSDKTLRPSFDTYKLQSVTCGQDVVVVPGDFARPVGIGIYGHPSHKESEFEMRVFYDQTVPQDPFDKGSYTSEDGHKQKKSPQAEEEDFQEEESIFWTILIGLLKIILEILF is encoded by the coding sequence ATGATGCTGAGCTGCAGCGCTGTGGTCGTGGCCCTCCTGCTGTCCCAGGTCAGAGGCTTTCTGGGCCCCTCAGAGGACGACAACGTCCCCGAAGACTGGGTGCTGCTTCACGTGGTTCAGGGCCACATCGGGGCCGGAAACTACAGCTACCTGCGCCTCAACCACGATGGACGAATCATCCTTCATATGCAAAGCCTCAAAGGGGACGCGGACCTCTACGTGTCGGACAAAACGCTGCGGCCGAGCTTCGACACCTACAAGCTGCAGTCTGTCACCTGTGGGCAGGATGTGGTGGTGGTTCCGGGGGACTTTGCGAGGCCCGTGGGCATCGGCATTTATGGCCACCCGTCTCACAAGGAGAGCGAGTTTGAAATGCGGGTGTTTTACGATCAGACGGTTCCTCAGGACCCGTTCGATAAGGGCTCATACACTTCAGAAGACggacacaaacaaaagaaatcccctcaggcagaagaggaggactttcaGGAAGAGGAGTCGATCTTTTGGACAATTCTAATCGGACTTTTGAAGATTATACTtgagattttgttttga